From a single Salmo salar chromosome ssa22, Ssal_v3.1, whole genome shotgun sequence genomic region:
- the terf2ip gene encoding telomeric repeat-binding factor 2-interacting protein 1 — MSSRLGGMSSPISPVLFLTVDGEPMRFFLRPGPTKVYLQPIIKAGGGLVCRAQEPGAFLLIDPEEMGSVTGSAAHWYVSTQYIRDCMEKNLQLEVEDYRFKPDSVTVNVQTRSAKQSVGSRGRMGYTLEEDKAIMTYICEHKRESRGNRVWQEMAKKGLTCHSWQSMKDRYLKQLIHRQPEPQDRRGRKTVATAAASEEKGRNSSEKDIPPQTSSLQKDSPQPDIIMPLAQESDASKTSSESELPQASTSDTGLQLPQMSPQKDQAQCCPEGPGTEEPTVEPERDPSPQLEPPAQSDTTTPQLVPSKRLHQPSPPGGKRTHSQTEEAAATPSLKRARLNSGAVAEVLEKRDSAVTSGEKATTSNTTEGQLGKKKSTKRKLGILESAVREFEGSDESGDEDDDETPDLAEIIQPQPAAREKSSETQPENQLPEASGPSMSGSVPNAPATSIHVPKDPAIPSTSTVPHLFLFERDSQQAEEEEPSQPFTQLQLQEAKQLVLSLMRESKLGLVAVTKALLKNSGDVSAALRDPLMMPIVGNRVRQGPRWERHDDRLLLSADPSELQKKFGEEGVAKRMAFLDAE, encoded by the exons ATGTCGTCCAGATTAGGAGGTAtgtcctctcccatctcccctgtCCTGTTCCTGACGGTAGACGGTGAACCCATGCGATTCTTCCTTCGTCCCGGCCCCACCAAGGTTTACCTGCAGCCCATCATCAAGGCAGGCGGAGGCCTGGTGTGCAGGGCCCAGGAGCCTGGGGCTTTCCTACTGATAGACCCAGAGGAGATGGGGTCCGTAACGGGTTCGGCAGCCCACTGGTACGTGTCCACCCAGTACATCCGGGACTGTATGGAGAAGAACCTGCAGCTGGAGGTGGAGGATTATCGCTTCAAGCCTGACAGCGTAACG GTGAACGTCCAGACCAGGTCGGCGAAACAGAGCGTAGGTAGCAGGGGACGTATGGGCTACACTCTGGAGGAGGATAAGGCCATTATGACGTACATCTGTGAGCACAAGCGTGAGTCGCGAGGGAACAGGGTATGGCAGGAGATGGCGAAGAAGGGTCTGACCTGTCACAGCTGGCAGTCGATGAAGGACCGCTACCTTAAACAGCTCATTCACAGACAACCTGAGCCTCAGGACCGCAGGGGAAGGAAAACTGTCGCTACTGCTGCTGCTTCGGAGGAGAAAGGACGGAACTCGTCTGAGAAAGACATCCCACCACAGACCTCTTCACTTCAGAAAGACTCTCCACAGCCTGATATTATTATGCCGTTGGCCCAAGAGTCAGACGCCTCAAAGACTTCCTCTGAATCCGAACTCCCTCAGGCATCAACATCAGACACTGGTCTCCAACTCCCACAGATGTCCCCTCAGAAAGACCAGGCTCAGTGCTGTCCTGAAGGACCGGGAACAGAGGAACCAACTGTGGAACCAGAGAGAGATCCCTCGCCCCAGCTAGAGCCACCAGCCCAGTCTGACACCACAACACCCCAGCTGGTCCCTTCTAAGAGACTCCACCAGCCCTCTCCTCCTGGGGGCAAACGCACACATTCCCAGACTGAGGAGGCAGCAGCTACCCCGTCACTTAAAAGAGCCAGGTTAAATAGTGGAGCAGTGGCGGAGGTCCTGGAGAAAAGGGATTCAGCTGttacgtcag GAGAGAAAGCAACAACCTCCAACACGACAGAGGGGCAGCTGGGAAAGAAAAAGTCCACCAAGCGAAAACTGGGCATCCTCGAGAGTGCAGTGAGAGAATTTGAGGGGTCAGATGAG TCAGGGGATGAGGATGACGATGAAACTCCAGACCTGGCTGAGATT ATACAGCCCCAGCCTGCTGCCCGAGAGAAGAGCTCAGAGACCCAGCCTGAGAACCAACTACCTGAGGCCAGTGGTCCCTCAATGAGTGGGTCGGTCCCAAATGCACCTGCAACGAGTATCCATGTCCCGAAAGACCCTGCTATCCCGTCCACTTCTACGGTTCCTCACCTGTTCCTGTTTGAGCGTGACTCCCAACAG GCGGAGGAAGAGGAGCCTTCCCAGCCCTTTACCCAACTCCAGCTCCAGGAGGCCAAGCAGCTGGTCCTCAGCCTGATGAGGGAATCCAAACTGGGGCTGGTCGCTGTCACCAAGGCACTCCTGAAAAACAGTGGAGATGTCTCCGCTGCCCTGAGAGACCCACTGATGATGCCTATTGTAG ggaacagggtccGGCAGGGCCCTCGATGGGAACGTCATGACGACCGCCTGCTGCTGTCAGCTGATCCTTCAGAACTCCAGAAAAAGTTTGGGGAAGAGGGAGTGGCCAAGAGGATGGCTTTCCTCGATGCAGAGTGA